Proteins encoded together in one Theileria parva strain Muguga chromosome 3 map unlocalized ctg_530, whole genome shotgun sequence window:
- the G-TUB gene encoding tubulin/FtsZ family GTPase domain protein, whose translation MTKEIVTLQVGQCGNNIANEFWNQISLEHGINKDGFLLDKKCIGDNRDVFFFQTGTNRYYPRALLIDLEPRVISSILNSENKNLFNPENVFLSKDSMGAGNNWGVGYTYGNQLNDELSEIVDREVDNADNLEGFILSHSIGGGTGSGLGSYLLEMINENYPKKVIKTFSVFPQLKKSSDVVVQPYNTILSLKRLILNADLVSVIDNNVVNDYNFDSSTSFNSRSSSSDDNLTSNFKEKLQYNNKLIGNIMSSFTSCIRFPGPINNDLISLISSLVIIPRCHFLISSIMYHENMTLLNLIKKLYYPNNFLVYTNTKNGKYLSALNIIRGHKINPSDVYKCVEKIKEKRLVDFIKWNPSTVHINLTKQSPYKQDKQNAILIANHTSIHQVPNYRVLEECIVQFDKLYSRRAFLDNYRKVAYFESEDGKGNFEEMEHSREVVELVKEEYLRSQHDDYYNLSCK comes from the exons atgactaaagAAATTGTTACGCTTCAAGTTGGACAATGCGGGAATAACATAGCCAACGAATTCTGGAATCAAATCTCACTCGAACATGGAATCAACAAA GATGGATTTTTATTGGATAAAAAGTGTATTGGGGATAATAGAGATGTATTCTTCTTCCAAACTGGCACTAATCGTTACTATCCCAGAGCTCTCCTAATAGATTTAGAACCTCGCGTTATCTCATCCATACTC AATTCTGAAAATaagaatttatttaatCCCGAAAATGTCTTCTTATCCAAAGATTCCATGG GAGCTGGGAATAATTGGGGAGTTGGATATACGTATGGAAATCAGTTAAACGATGAATTATCTGAAATCGTTGATCGTGAAGTTGACAACGCTGATAATCTCGAAGGATTCATACTCTCACACTCTATC GGCGGTGGAACTGGTAGTGGATTGGGGAGTTACTTATTGGAGATGATAAATGAGAATTACCCGAAGAAGGTGATAAAAACCTTTTCAGTGTTTCCACAACTTAAAAAGTCAAGTGATGTTGTAGTACAACCTTACAACACAATTCTCTCACTTAAAAGATTAATTCTCAATGCTGATCTTGTCAGCGTTATTGACAACAATGTTGTCAATGACTACAATTTTGATAGTTCAACTTCATTCAACTCAAGATCCAGTTCATCGGATGATAATTTGACctctaattttaaagaaaaatTACAATACAACAATAAACTG ATTGGTAATATAATGTCGAGTTTTACTAGTTGTATAAGATTTCCTGGACCGATAAACAATGATTTAATAAGTTTAATATCATCACTTGTGATCATTCCGAGATGTCACTTCCTCATCTCCTCAATCATGTACCATGAAAACATGACACTCCTCAATCTCATCAAGAAACTTTACTATCCCAATAACTTTCTG GTATACACGAATACCAAAAATGGGAAGTATTTATCAgcattaaatattatcagaggacataaaattaaccctTCCGAT gTCTATAAATGTGTGGAAAAGATAAAGGAGAAGCGATTAGTGGATTTTATTAAGTGGAATCCATCAACAgtacacattaatttaacGAAGCAGTCACCTTACAAACAGGATAAACAAAACGCCATCCTCATCGCTAATCACACCTCCATCCATCAAGTTCCAAACTACAGa GTGTTAGAGGAGTGTATAGTACAATTTGATAAACTATACAGTAGAAGAGCGTTTTTGGATAATTACAG GAAGGTGGCGTATTTTGAGAGTGAGGATGGTAAGGGGAATTTCGAGGAAATGGAGCATTCCAGAGAAGTCGTCGAACTCGTCAAAGAAGAATATCTCAGATCACAACACGACGATTATTACAATCTCTCTtgtaaataa
- the SES1 gene encoding serine--tRNA ligase, which translates to MVLDINYFRDENLLKKLRESEERRCESNSVVDKVIEADKDWKKAMYAYDQLKKSVNEISKKISEYTKLNKNKTDFSNDKEFLDLKLLAESKKQGIAECLKNIEECNDKRNSLLKLVGNVVSPDVIASKDESLNDIIRSWSPNPLPWESPSTKTTENNVPQNQNLPKSNGNSLDGLGTDNSGVSYVGRIPEMIKRPAWKILQHHEILAKLNSLEVNKAVEIAGHRAFFLKGKGCLLNMALIQYGLHFLVRKGYLPVHTPYFMRKEVMSECAELDDFESTLYCIPPDNSVETTNTTNSVNTNPVNNSVNAVNTNTTANANTVNSMKDADKNKLFLIATSEQPLAALHRNEVYQKKQLPIRYAGISTCFRREAGAHGKDLRGIFRVHQFQKVEQFVVCTPENSHDEHEQMLKYSEEFYRSLKLPYRIVSIVAGALNKAASKKYDLEAWFPGYEDYRELVSCSNCTDYQAQNLNSKFYDKNNQDRKHVHMLNGTLVASQRCLCCILENYQTPDGIIVPEALIPYMGGLSFIPFEN; encoded by the coding sequence atggtattggatataaattattttagggaTGAGAATTTGCTGAAGAAGTTGAGGGAATCTGAGGAGCGGAGATGTGAATCGAACAGCGTAGTAGATAAGGTGATAGAAGCTGATAAGGATTGGAAAAAGGCAATGTATGCCTATGACCAGTTGAAAAAAAGCGTAAACgaaatttctaaaaaaatCTCCGAATACACAAAACTCAATAAAAACAAAACCGACTTCTCGAATGATAAAGagtttttagatttaaaattgttggCGGAATCTAAAAAACAAGGCATTGCGGAATGCTTAAAAAATATCGAAGAATGTAATGATAAGAGGAATTCGCTCCTAAAACTCGTTGGGAATGTTGTTTCTCCTGATGTAATCGCCTCCAAAGACGAATCTCTCAATGATATCATCAGGTCCTGGAGCCCAAACCCTCTCCCTTGGGAATCTCCATCCACCAAGACCACTGAGAACAATGTTCCACAGAACCAAAACCTGCCCAAATCCAATGGAAACTCTTTAGACGGCCTGGGAACTGATAACTCTGGCGTAAGTTATGTTGGAAGAATCCCCGAGATGATCAAGAGACCAGCTTGGAAGATCCTCCAGCACCATGAAATCCTTGCAAAACTTAACAGCCTTGAGGTAAATAAAGCGGTAGAAATTGCTGGTCACAGAGCGTTTTTCCTTAAAGGCAAAGGCTGCCTTCTTAATATGGCATTGATACAATATGGACTTCATTTCCTTGTTAGAAAAGGTTACTTACCTGTCCATACGCCTTATTTTATGAGGAAAGAAGTCATGTCCGAATGCGCAGAACTTGATGATTTCGAATCCACTCTCTACTGTATACCACCGGACAACAGTGTTGAAACCACTAACACCACCAACTCAGTCAACACCAACCCAGTTAATAACTCTGTAAACGCAGTAAACACAAACACTACCGCCAACGCCAACACAGTCAATAGTATGAAAGATGCGgataagaataaattatttttaatagcTACATCTGAACAGCCATTGGCGGCCTTGCATAGGAATGAAGTGTACCAGAAGAAACAGTTACCCATACGTTATGCCGGAATCTCAACCTGTTTTAGAAGAGAAGCTGGAGCGCACGGTAAGGATTTGAGAGGTATTTTCAGAGTCCACCAGTTCCAGAAAGTAGAACAGTTTGTCGTCTGTACACCTGAAAATAGTCATGACGAACACGAACAAATGCTTAAATATTCAGAGGAGTTCTACAGGAGTCTAAAGTTACCCTATAGAATAGTATCAATAGTGGCTGGAGCATTGAATAAGGCGGCGTCTAAGAAATATGATTTAGAGGCCTGGTTTCCAGGCTATGAAGATTACAGAGAACTTGTCAGCTGCTCCAACTGCACAGATTACCAAGCTCAGAACTTAAACTCCAAATTctatgataaaaataatcagGATAGAAAACATGTACACATGTTAAATGGGACACTGGTGGCTTCTCAGCGCTGTCTCTGTTGTATTCTTGAGAATTATCAAACTCCAGACGGTATCATTGTACCAGAAGCCTTAATACCTTATATGGGCGGACTCTCATTCATACCCtttgaaaattaa
- the PRL gene encoding MCM2/3/5 family protein gives MELTTEEAQSRVALLGAHTKSLSTFFEDFSSPLALPDEDTDYKPFGDKRYKNQLQLIKNGSSKVLKVYMDDVRQYFLKENNDKDFYEGLMMNTYRYLELLYIASEMVLEKLTKDENHPKFGLYYDPIDELRVSRMKQNKLPINLRSNYDILLINGNDDYIMKMKYVNADFVGCLVLIEVDVFKVANISPKLLIATYECDICHNHSYKTIEGNNYMPLMDCVYCVSTRNVKSSLKFHPKLSKFEKYQEIRVQEPLVHLNEGEMPKNLKCQLTNTLVGLLRPGDNILLYGILLPMFKEGFNNNKFTLLSDKVFKILNITHLKKDFKLYKQLSNNYFQLKMEELSRSPNVYEILANSIAPDIYGHQDIKKALLLQLIGGCNVVKNDGGFIRGNIHILLLGDPGVAKSQLMKRICQISTRAIYTTGKGSSSSGLTAAIVKDPVTGDSVLEGGALVLANNGVCCIDEFDKMDDEDRSAIYEVMEQQKVSVAKAGHVTTLAANSSVLAAANPLSGVYDINKSVFININLPHALLSRFDLQFLLLDNINYNNDYKLSQYKLNNLNNSAVNSVNTSNTVSMENTQETASNTGSQDTNTNSHTADKRKRSKSSSKKKTASTTNSAKNTATSGLPSDTVVNVNLLRYYINYCKKFKPVASDDILMELSKWYINNRQDELQQELYQNYQYSYTTPRTILSILRLSQALARMRFSNDIIMSDLEESIRLTESMKHTINYELLQQKHKRKTTTSSNIMYIIKNLRNNLKNTKENWDGWININDVEQQLLSNGYKTKDLTDFISKYSQLAIILLNNNNTQLSFPQDVI, from the exons atggaGCTTACAACGGAAGAAGCTCAATCACGTGTTGCTTTATTAGGGGCACATACAAAATCCCTGTCTACATTTTTTGAAGATTTCTCAAGTCCACTAGCTCTACCAGATGAAGATACTGATTACAAACCTTTCGGTGATAAAAGATATAAAAATCAGCTc caattaattaaaaatggaTCATCCAAAGTTTTAAAAGTTTATATGGACGACGTCAGACAA TACTTTTTGAAGGAGAATAATGATAAGGATTTTTATGAGGGGTTGATGATGAACACTTACCGTTACCTTGAACTTCTCTACATTGCCTCAGAAATGGTCCTCGAAAAATTAACCAAAGATGAAAATCACCCA AAGTTTGGATTATATTACGATCCAATTGATGAGTTGAGAGTATCAAGGATGAAACAAAATAAACTGCCAATCAACCTAAGATCCAACTA TGACatattattgataaatgGAAATGATGATTATATAATGAAGATGAAGTATGTGAATGCTGATTTCGTCGGATGTCTCGTCTTGATTGAAGTTGACGTTTTCAAAGTCGCTAACATCTCACCAAAATTGCTCATTGCCACCTACGAATGCGACATCTGCCATAATCACTCCTATAAAACT ATTGAGggaaataattatatgCCGTTGATGGATTGTGTGTATTGTGTGAGTACAAGAAATGTTAAATCATCACTAAAATTTCATCCCAA GCTGAGCAAGTTTGAGAAGTATCAAGAAATTCGAGTTCAAGAGCCTCTGGTACACTTAAATGAAGGGGAAATGCCCAAAAATCTCAAATGCCAACTTACca ATACGTTGGTTGGATTATTGAGACCTGGagataacattttattgtatggtatattattaccGATGTTTAAGGAGggatttaataataataaattcacACTGCTGTCTGACAAAGTGTTCAAAATCCTCAACATCACACACCTGAAAAAAGATTTTAAACTCTACAAGCAATTATCcaacaattattttcaact GAAGATGGAAGAATTGAGTAGAAGCCCGAATGTATATGAAATATTGGCAAATAGTATAGCACCAGATATTTATGGACATCAAGACATCAAAAAAGCACTCCTACTACAACTC ATTGGAGGATGTAATGTGGTGAAAAATGATGGTGGATTTATAAGGGGGAACATTCACATATTATTGCTGGGTGATCCTGGCGTTGCAAAAAGCCAACTAATGAAGAGAATCTGTCAAATCTCAACCAGAGCAATTTATACTACAGGGAAAGGTAGTTCTTCATCTGGTCTCACTGCTGCAATTGTTAAAGATCCCGTTACTG GAGACAGCGTATTGGAGGGAGGTGCTTTGGTATTGGCGAATAATGGCGTCTGCTGCATTGACGAGTTTGATAAGATGGACGACGAGGATAGGAGTGCGATTTATGAGGTTATGGAACAGCAGAAAGTTTCAGTAGCAAAAGCAGGTCATGTGACAACTCTAGCAGCTAATTCATCAGTGTTGGCAGCTGCTAATCCTTTATCCGGTGTCTATGACATTAATAAGTCGGTTTTCATCAACATTAATCTACCGCACGCACTACTCTCAAGATTTGATCTCCAGTTTTTACTGCTGGacaatattaactataacaACGACTACAAACTCTCACAATACAAACTTAACAATCTGAACAATAGTGCTGTTAACAGTGTCAACACTAGTAACACAGTCAGCATGGAGAATACTCAGGAAACCGCTAGTAACACTGGTAGTCAGGACACTAATACCAATTCCCACACCGCCGACAAGAGGAAAAGATCTAAATCCAGCTCAAAGAAAAAAACTGCCAGCACCACTAATAGTGCCAAGAATACTGCGACTAGTGGGCTACCATCTGATACAGTGGTGAATGTGAATTTATTGAGATATTACATTAACTATTGTAAAAAGTTTAAGCCGGTGGCGAGTGATGATATTCTGATGGAGTTGTCCAAATGGTACATCAACAACAGACAAGATGAACTACAACAAGAACTctatcaaaattatcaatacTCCTACACCACTCCAAGAACTATCCTGTCCATTCTCCGCCTGTCACAG GCATTGGCGAGGATGAGGTTTAGTAATGATATAATCATGTCAGATTTGGAGGAGTCGATAAGGTTAACGGAGAGTATGAAGCATACAATCAACTACGAACTCCTACAACAGAAACACAAAAGAAAAACTACCACCTCCTCCAATATCATGTACATCATCAA AAATCTGAGGAATAATTTGAAGAACACTAAAGAAAATTGGGACGGTtggataaatataaatgacGTGGAACAGCAGTTACTATCAAACGGTTATAAAACTAAAGATTTAACTGACTTCATAAGCAAATACTCGCAACTCGCAATCATTCTCCTCAACAACAATAACACACAATTATCATTTCCACAAGATGTAATATGA